A portion of the Intestinibacillus sp. Marseille-P6563 genome contains these proteins:
- a CDS encoding ParA family protein: MEKEELKILEELRRILNSKNEAIVILNNYFKGGVGKSKLSTMFAYLTDKFNLKVLMIDKDLQATLTKDLAKTFKVELPRVNFYEGLKNGNLASSIVHLTDNLDLIPGTFDLMLLPKLTRSWTFENESRLLATLLAPLKSDYDLIIIDTVPTPSVYTNNAIVASDYVMIPLQAEEESTNNIQNYISYLIDLQEQFNPGLDMIGFVPYLVDTDSTTIKSNLEELYKQHKEDNLVFQNIIKRSNKVSTWSKNGITEHKGYDKKVLSMYENVFFEMLERIIQLENEKE; the protein is encoded by the coding sequence ATGGAGAAGGAAGAACTCAAAATACTTGAAGAATTAAGACGTATTTTAAACAGTAAAAATGAAGCGATTGTTATCTTAAACAATTATTTTAAAGGTGGTGTTGGAAAGTCAAAATTATCGACTATGTTTGCTTACTTGACAGACAAATTTAATTTAAAAGTTTTAATGATCGATAAGGACTTACAAGCAACATTGACAAAAGACTTAGCAAAAACATTTAAGGTAGAATTGCCACGTGTTAATTTTTATGAAGGACTGAAAAATGGAAACTTGGCTTCTTCTATTGTTCATTTGACTGATAATTTAGACTTGATCCCTGGCACGTTTGATTTGATGTTACTGCCAAAATTAACTCGCTCATGGACTTTTGAAAATGAAAGTAGATTGCTTGCTACTCTTTTAGCACCTTTAAAAAGTGACTATGATCTCATTATTATTGATACTGTACCAACGCCAAGCGTTTATACAAATAATGCAATCGTGGCAAGTGATTACGTCATGATCCCTTTACAAGCAGAAGAAGAAAGTACAAACAACATTCAAAACTATATTTCCTATTTGATTGATTTACAAGAACAGTTTAACCCTGGACTAGATATGATCGGTTTTGTTCCTTATTTAGTTGATACGGACAGCACAACGATAAAATCAAACCTGGAAGAACTGTACAAGCAACATAAAGAAGATAACTTGGTTTTCCAAAATATTATCAAGCGAAGTAATAAAGTAAGTACCTGGTCTAAAAACGGCATTACAGAACACAAAGGCTATGACAAAAAAGTTTTATCTATGTATGAGAACGTATTTTTTGAAATGCTTGAGCGAATCATTCAATTAGAAAACGAAAAAGAATAG
- a CDS encoding topoisomerase C-terminal repeat-containing protein, with protein MPTKRSGPLVGKCPKCGNNIVLKKSFYGCSNYPECTFTLAEHFRKKKLTKTNVKELLEGKETLVKGIKTKDRKSYNAVVKIGEKGYIDFISFSK; from the coding sequence ATTCCCACTAAGCGCTCGGGACCCCTTGTAGGAAAATGTCCTAAGTGTGGCAACAATATTGTATTAAAAAAATCGTTTTATGGTTGTTCAAATTATCCTGAATGTACCTTCACTTTAGCTGAACATTTTAGAAAGAAAAAACTCACCAAAACAAATGTAAAAGAATTACTAGAGGGAAAAGAAACCCTGGTAAAAGGAATCAAAACGAAAGATAGAAAGTCCTACAATGCCGTTGTAAAAATCGGAGAAAAGGGATATATTGATTTTATCTCTTTTTCAAAATAA
- a CDS encoding antitoxin, translating into MAVTYEKTFEIEIINELSASVYNRVLNYVLNHELNKNDSQLLEVNLLNQLKLAKRVNLFDYSLEELQAVHEYWRSMNRYSKQVLNKEKVA; encoded by the coding sequence ATGGCAGTTACTTATGAAAAAACATTTGAAATAGAGATCATTAACGAATTATCGGCAAGCGTTTATAATCGAGTATTAAACTATGTTTTGAATCATGAATTAAATAAAAATGACTCTCAATTATTGGAAGTCAATTTATTAAACCAATTAAAGCTTGCAAAACGTGTAAATCTTTTTGATTATTCTTTAGAAGAATTACAAGCCGTTCATGAGTATTGGCGGTCAATGAATCGCTATTCAAAACAAGTTTTGAATAAAGAGAAAGTGGCTTAA
- a CDS encoding plasmid mobilization protein — protein sequence MSAKKRKRDVPVLFWVSDAEMEAIQQKMAQFGTKNLSAYLRKMAVDGYVVQLDLPELKELVSLLRRSSNNLNQLTRRVHETGRIYDADLEDIAQRQEQLWEGVKEILTQLSRLS from the coding sequence ATGAGCGCCAAAAAGCGTAAACGGGATGTGCCGGTCCTGTTTTGGGTTTCCGATGCGGAGATGGAAGCGATCCAGCAGAAAATGGCACAGTTCGGAACAAAAAACCTGAGCGCCTATCTGCGGAAGATGGCTGTGGACGGCTATGTGGTACAGCTGGACTTGCCGGAGCTGAAGGAACTGGTATCCCTGTTGCGCCGAAGCAGCAATAACCTGAACCAGCTCACCCGACGGGTACATGAAACGGGGCGGATTTATGATGCTGACCTGGAGGATATAGCCCAACGGCAGGAGCAGTTATGGGAGGGCGTGAAAGAAATCCTAACCCAGCTTTCCAGGCTTTCGTAA
- a CDS encoding peptide-binding protein, with protein sequence MGNLGAQKAKRNDTPISAKKDIMGDKTVRVRADLHHIIKIETAKNGGNVKEVMDKALEEYIRKYLPDKL encoded by the coding sequence GTGGGAAATTTAGGCGCACAAAAAGCAAAACGAAATGATACACCAATCAGTGCAAAAAAAGATATTATGGGGGATAAGACGGTTCGTGTTCGTGCTGACTTGCACCATATTATAAAAATCGAAACAGCAAAGAATGGCGGAAACGTAAAAGAAGTTATGGATAAAGCCTTAGAAGAATATATTCGGAAATATTTACCTGACAAACTTTAA
- a CDS encoding CD1845 family protein: protein MRAIWFILKLPLKILMAPVILSLTLFVWICVGIVYVSGLVLGLISMVVALLGVAVLITYSLQNGIILLVIAFLISPYGLPMAAIWLLGKVQDLKFIIQDLVYG, encoded by the coding sequence ATGAGGGCGATCTGGTTCATTCTGAAACTGCCGTTGAAGATTTTAATGGCTCCGGTGATTCTGTCGCTGACCCTGTTCGTCTGGATTTGTGTGGGGATTGTCTATGTCTCCGGTTTGGTGCTGGGGCTTATCAGCATGGTGGTTGCCCTGCTGGGTGTGGCAGTTCTGATTACTTACTCCTTGCAAAACGGCATTATCCTGCTGGTGATAGCATTTCTCATTAGTCCCTATGGTTTGCCAATGGCTGCAATCTGGCTACTGGGCAAGGTACAGGACTTGAAGTTTATCATTCAAGATTTGGTTTATGGATAA
- a CDS encoding helix-turn-helix domain-containing protein, giving the protein MNYISVKAASEKWGISERRIQKLCEENRIDGTEKFGRAWMIPKDAEKPVDGRMKTRNKQEENHGI; this is encoded by the coding sequence ATGAATTACATTTCTGTGAAAGCCGCTTCTGAAAAATGGGGCATATCGGAAAGACGGATACAAAAATTATGTGAGGAAAATCGCATTGACGGAACTGAAAAATTTGGTCGTGCATGGATGATACCAAAAGATGCAGAAAAACCCGTTGATGGACGTATGAAAACAAGGAACAAACAGGAGGAGAATCATGGAATTTAA
- a CDS encoding relaxase/mobilization nuclease domain-containing protein, producing MATTRIMPLHIGKGRTESRAISDIIDYVANPQKTDNGKLITSYGCDSRTADAEFLLAKRQYIAATGRVRGTDDVIAYHVRQSFRPGEITPEEANRLGIEFARRFTKGNHSFVVCTHIDKSHIHNHIIWSAVNMDCDRKFRNFWGSTRAVRRLSDTICIENGLSIVENPKPHGKSYNKWLGEQAKPSHREQLRVMIDRALEQKPADFDTLLQLLSEMGCEVSRRGKAIRLKAPGWKNVARMDDKLGAGYSETEIRAVLAGEKQHTPRKKSTVQPEPPKVNLLVDIQAKLQAGKGAGYARWAKVFNLKQMAQTVNFLTEHHLLDYTELEEKAVAATAHHNELSAQIKATEKRMAEIAVLRTHIVNYAKTRETYVAYRKAGYSRKFREEHEQEILLHQAAKNAFDEMGVKKLPKVKDLQSEYAKLLEEKKKTYAEYRRSREEMRELLTAKANVDRLLKMDEEQKKEQEKDHGQR from the coding sequence ATGGCAACCACACGCATCATGCCGCTGCATATCGGCAAGGGTCGGACTGAGAGCCGTGCCATCAGCGATATTATTGACTATGTGGCAAATCCCCAAAAGACCGACAACGGAAAATTGATTACCAGCTATGGATGTGACAGCCGCACTGCTGATGCAGAGTTTCTGTTGGCAAAGCGGCAGTATATTGCCGCCACCGGACGAGTGCGCGGTACAGATGATGTGATCGCCTACCATGTGCGCCAGTCGTTCAGGCCCGGAGAGATCACACCGGAGGAAGCCAACCGGCTGGGCATAGAATTTGCCAGGCGGTTCACCAAAGGCAATCATTCCTTTGTGGTCTGCACCCACATCGACAAATCGCATATTCATAATCACATCATCTGGTCGGCGGTCAATATGGATTGTGACCGGAAGTTCCGTAACTTTTGGGGAAGCACCAGAGCTGTTCGACGTTTAAGTGACACCATTTGTATCGAGAACGGACTATCCATTGTGGAGAACCCCAAGCCCCACGGAAAAAGCTACAACAAGTGGCTGGGCGAACAAGCCAAGCCCTCCCATCGGGAACAGCTACGGGTGATGATTGACCGGGCGCTGGAGCAAAAGCCAGCAGACTTTGACACACTTCTGCAACTGCTTTCCGAGATGGGCTGCGAGGTATCTCGGCGCGGGAAAGCAATCCGCCTTAAAGCTCCCGGCTGGAAGAATGTAGCCCGTATGGATGACAAGCTGGGAGCCGGGTACAGCGAAACAGAAATCCGTGCGGTGCTGGCTGGAGAAAAGCAGCACACGCCCCGCAAGAAATCCACCGTGCAGCCGGAGCCACCCAAGGTCAATTTGCTGGTGGATATTCAGGCAAAATTGCAGGCCGGGAAAGGTGCTGGATATGCACGCTGGGCCAAGGTTTTTAACTTAAAACAGATGGCGCAGACCGTGAATTTTCTTACCGAACATCACCTACTGGACTATACAGAGCTGGAAGAAAAAGCGGTGGCGGCTACCGCCCATCACAATGAGCTGTCAGCGCAGATTAAGGCGACGGAGAAACGCATGGCAGAGATCGCCGTCCTGCGTACCCATATCGTTAATTATGCCAAGACCCGCGAGACCTATGTTGCCTATCGCAAGGCCGGTTATTCCCGAAAATTTCGGGAGGAACATGAGCAAGAAATTCTGCTCCATCAGGCGGCAAAAAATGCCTTTGATGAGATGGGAGTGAAGAAGCTGCCCAAGGTCAAAGACCTGCAATCTGAGTATGCCAAACTGCTGGAGGAAAAGAAGAAAACCTACGCCGAGTACCGGCGTTCCCGTGAGGAAATGCGGGAACTTTTGACGGCAAAGGCCAATGTGGATCGGCTGCTGAAAATGGATGAGGAACAGAAAAAAGAACAAGAAAAAGACCACGGCCAGCGGTAA
- the erm(B) gene encoding 23S rRNA (adenine(2058)-N(6))-methyltransferase Erm(B), with the protein MNKNIKYSQNFLTSEKVLNQIIKQLNLKETDTVYEIGTGKGHLTTKLAKISKQVTSIELDSHLFNLSSEKLKLNTRVTLIHQDILQFQFPNKQRYKIVGSIPYHLSTQIIKKVVFESHASDIYLIVEEGFYKRTLDIHRTLGLLLHTQVSIQQLLKLPAECFHPKPKVNSVLIKLTRHTTDVPDKYWKLYTYFVSKWVNREYRQLFTKNQFHQAMKHAKVNNLSTVTYEQVLSIFNSYLLFNGRK; encoded by the coding sequence ATGAACAAAAATATAAAATATTCTCAAAACTTTTTAACGAGTGAAAAAGTACTCAACCAAATAATAAAACAATTGAATTTAAAAGAAACCGATACCGTTTACGAAATTGGAACAGGTAAAGGGCATTTAACGACGAAACTGGCTAAAATAAGTAAACAGGTAACGTCTATTGAATTAGACAGTCATCTATTCAACTTATCGTCAGAAAAATTAAAACTGAATACTCGTGTCACTTTAATTCACCAAGATATTCTACAGTTTCAATTCCCTAACAAACAGAGGTATAAAATTGTTGGGAGTATTCCTTACCATTTAAGCACACAAATTATTAAAAAAGTGGTTTTTGAAAGCCATGCGTCTGACATCTATCTGATTGTTGAAGAAGGATTCTACAAGCGTACCTTGGATATTCACCGAACACTAGGGTTGCTCTTGCACACTCAAGTCTCGATTCAGCAATTGCTTAAGCTGCCAGCGGAATGCTTTCATCCTAAACCAAAAGTAAACAGTGTCTTAATAAAACTTACCCGCCATACCACAGATGTTCCAGATAAATATTGGAAGCTATATACGTACTTTGTTTCAAAATGGGTCAATCGAGAATATCGTCAACTGTTTACTAAAAATCAGTTTCATCAAGCAATGAAACACGCCAAAGTAAACAATTTAAGTACCGTTACTTATGAGCAAGTATTGTCTATTTTTAATAGTTATCTATTATTTAACGGGAGGAAATAA
- a CDS encoding type IV toxin-antitoxin system AbiEi family antitoxin domain-containing protein → MGQFEQLDQLLETQDGMLRTAQVVSAGISKPVFYDYVHSRELERVAHGIYLSKDAWVDAMYLLHLRVEQAVFSHETALFFHDLTDREPLEYTVTVKTGYNPSKLKAEGVQVFTIKAELHGVGLTTAQTPFGHTVPVYDLERTICDLLRSRNNMEMQTFQGALKMYARRKDKDLRTLMRYAGMFRVEKILRQYLEVLL, encoded by the coding sequence GTGGGACAATTTGAACAGCTGGATCAGCTGCTGGAAACACAGGATGGGATGCTGCGAACAGCTCAAGTAGTATCTGCTGGTATTTCTAAGCCTGTTTTTTATGATTATGTGCACTCACGGGAATTGGAGCGGGTCGCGCATGGAATTTATCTTTCCAAGGATGCCTGGGTCGATGCCATGTACTTACTTCATCTGCGGGTCGAACAGGCAGTGTTTTCCCATGAGACAGCTTTATTTTTTCACGATCTGACAGACCGCGAGCCGCTGGAATATACGGTCACAGTCAAGACCGGATATAATCCCTCCAAGCTGAAAGCAGAGGGCGTACAGGTATTCACCATTAAGGCGGAACTGCATGGGGTGGGCCTGACAACGGCTCAGACACCATTTGGGCATACAGTTCCTGTCTATGACCTGGAGCGCACCATCTGCGACCTGCTCCGCAGCAGGAACAACATGGAGATGCAGACTTTTCAAGGGGCATTAAAGATGTATGCCAGAAGAAAAGACAAAGACCTGCGGACATTGATGCGGTATGCCGGTATGTTCCGGGTAGAAAAAATTCTGCGGCAGTATTTGGAGGTGCTTTTATGA
- a CDS encoding peptide-binding protein: MGNLGAQKEKRNDTPISAKKDIMGDKTVRVRADLHHIIKIETAKNGGNVKEVMEIRLRSKLKSVLIVQYLKILYNRN, from the coding sequence GTGGGAAATTTAGGCGCACAAAAAGAAAAACGAAATGATACACCAATCAGTGCAAAAAAAGATATAATGGGAGATAAGACGGTTCGTGTTCGTGCTGACTTGCACCATATCATAAAAATCGAAACAGCAAAGAATGGCGGAAACGTAAAAGAAGTTATGGAAATAAGACTTAGAAGCAAACTTAAGAGTGTGTTGATAGTGCAGTATCTTAAAATTTTGTATAATAGGAATTGA
- a CDS encoding DUF3848 domain-containing protein has product MNTNDLNTALYEKMAAEQDKYRDWLKSQPPEEILHHTYEYTVREDIVMAMEDLELTDAQAQALLDSPTPLADVYRHFEKLETGYMDVIRDSIENRADDVCKVLEEQRSIPLYLHSAAYASQHGEMAQYNRSYQANFDCKEAIEHAISAHYADNRLDTESAVKAVLEKFGSERVQFILANTIQHKDSDGRVSRDNKAWAKTIPMPEDSGTSRHCAYLVVDEVNLGLTDLFTRQARKTLQEPEKGSVLQKLKQEPTTHKPALSKKQEPER; this is encoded by the coding sequence ATGAATACCAACGATCTGAATACGGCCCTTTATGAGAAGATGGCCGCTGAACAGGACAAATACCGGGACTGGCTGAAAAGCCAGCCCCCGGAGGAAATCCTGCACCATACCTATGAGTACACCGTCCGGGAGGACATTGTGATGGCGATGGAGGACTTGGAGCTGACCGATGCCCAGGCCCAGGCGCTTTTGGATTCGCCTACACCGCTGGCCGATGTGTACCGTCACTTTGAGAAGCTGGAGACCGGCTACATGGATGTGATCCGGGACAGCATTGAAAACCGAGCGGATGATGTGTGTAAGGTTTTGGAAGAACAGCGGTCCATCCCTCTCTATCTCCATTCTGCCGCCTATGCGTCCCAGCATGGGGAGATGGCACAATATAACCGCTCTTATCAGGCAAACTTTGACTGTAAAGAGGCCATTGAACACGCCATCAGCGCCCACTATGCGGATAACCGACTGGATACGGAGTCTGCGGTTAAGGCGGTGCTGGAAAAGTTCGGGTCGGAACGAGTACAGTTCATCCTTGCCAACACCATCCAGCATAAGGACAGCGACGGTCGCGTTTCCCGTGACAACAAAGCCTGGGCAAAGACCATTCCCATGCCGGAGGACAGCGGCACTTCGCGCCACTGTGCTTATCTGGTTGTGGATGAGGTCAATCTTGGTCTGACCGATCTGTTTACACGGCAGGCACGAAAAACGCTTCAGGAACCGGAGAAAGGCTCTGTCTTGCAAAAGCTCAAACAGGAGCCTACCACCCACAAGCCTGCTTTATCGAAGAAACAGGAGCCGGAACGATGA
- a CDS encoding nucleotidyl transferase AbiEii/AbiGii toxin family protein, which yields MIKTARQLKDLIRNLSRKKSADAQLLMRNYMMERFLERISLSEYRDKFILKGGMLVAAMVGLDARSTMDLDATVKGANVNVEDIENLISAIVSVPLDDGVKFQLKSISEIMDEAEYPGIRVNMTTTFDGVVTPLKIDISTGDAITPREIRYSFKLMLEDRSIDIWAYNLETVLAEKLETIITRTTTNTRMRDFYDIYILEQLHGNTLDPQILHDALRATAHKRGTERHLAEAAEVFEEVENSSVMQKLWESYRKKFSYAADLEWNIIMGAVRSLYALSEKESSL from the coding sequence ATGATAAAAACAGCAAGGCAGTTGAAGGATCTGATCCGCAATCTTTCCAGAAAAAAATCTGCGGACGCCCAGCTCTTGATGCGGAACTACATGATGGAGCGTTTTCTGGAGCGTATCTCCCTTTCTGAATATCGTGACAAATTTATTCTGAAAGGCGGTATGCTGGTAGCGGCTATGGTTGGTCTGGATGCCCGTTCCACGATGGATTTGGACGCTACTGTAAAAGGAGCCAATGTCAATGTGGAGGACATAGAGAATTTGATTTCCGCTATTGTGAGTGTCCCGCTTGATGATGGCGTCAAATTCCAGCTGAAAAGTATTTCGGAGATTATGGATGAGGCGGAATATCCGGGGATTCGCGTAAATATGACTACAACCTTTGACGGTGTGGTGACGCCTTTGAAGATTGACATTTCCACAGGGGATGCCATTACCCCCAGGGAGATCCGCTACTCTTTCAAGCTGATGCTGGAAGATCGCTCCATTGATATTTGGGCGTACAATCTGGAAACGGTTCTGGCCGAAAAGCTGGAAACGATCATTACCAGAACTACCACCAACACCCGCATGAGAGATTTCTATGACATTTATATTCTGGAACAGCTGCATGGGAATACATTGGACCCTCAGATTCTCCATGATGCGCTGCGGGCCACTGCTCACAAACGCGGGACAGAACGACATCTTGCAGAAGCTGCCGAAGTTTTTGAGGAAGTGGAGAACAGCTCGGTTATGCAGAAACTTTGGGAATCGTACCGCAAAAAATTTTCCTATGCGGCAGATCTGGAGTGGAACATCATCATGGGGGCGGTGCGCAGTTTATACGCTCTCAGTGAAAAGGAATCGAGCCTATGA
- a CDS encoding helix-turn-helix domain-containing protein: MKLNEAVSKRLLELLDERKMTQYQLYMKSGVPKSTIGNVINCSYDSVKLRIIHEMCQGMGIGIDTFFASPLFQEDNLEP; this comes from the coding sequence ATGAAGCTAAACGAGGCGGTAAGCAAACGTCTGTTAGAATTACTAGATGAAAGAAAAATGACACAATATCAACTGTATATGAAAAGCGGTGTTCCCAAGTCTACGATTGGAAATGTCATCAACTGCTCGTATGATTCGGTTAAGCTACGGATCATTCATGAGATGTGCCAAGGAATGGGGATTGGGATAGATACCTTTTTTGCATCGCCGCTTTTTCAAGAAGATAACCTAGAACCATAA
- a CDS encoding helix-turn-helix domain-containing protein, producing MKMYQDERKLDFKPLGIAIKKAREAKGWTQEYLAQLVDLTPRSIMYIENRGQHPRLNKFYLITTLLDISVDQFFFPCNEDGDNNRRKQVDVLLNDMEEKELIVMEATAQGLKKARETAE from the coding sequence ATTAAAATGTACCAAGATGAAAGAAAACTTGATTTTAAGCCGTTAGGTATAGCGATAAAAAAAGCTCGGGAAGCAAAAGGGTGGACACAGGAATATCTTGCCCAACTGGTAGACCTTACGCCACGCTCTATTATGTATATAGAGAACAGGGGGCAGCACCCAAGGCTTAACAAATTTTATCTCATTACTACCTTGCTTGACATCTCTGTAGACCAGTTCTTTTTTCCATGCAATGAAGATGGCGACAACAATCGCCGCAAACAAGTTGATGTACTGTTGAATGATATGGAAGAAAAGGAGCTTATCGTGATGGAAGCTACGGCTCAAGGCTTGAAAAAGGCAAGAGAAACTGCGGAATAA
- a CDS encoding IS3 family transposase (programmed frameshift), whose protein sequence is MGKELFSEELKLAVVQYVLEGHTRKEASEKFCVSCTPIEKWVNLYKLHGAKGLLSRNLVGRQKGFDGEFRLKVLQYKQEHHLSCTQTAMHFCLDVVTVCRWEKKFQKEGARGLMKKQATKGSEKRQKKQEQSELQQENKRLSEENYRLRMENDYLKKLNALIQKREEPRISDVVAAVTELRRDYPLAALLKLAGIPRSTYYYHSRKANAVDKYAKERAEIIAIYQENQGRYGYRRIGMELRNRGFCLNHKTVQKLMKESGLKCMVRMKKYRSYRGEVGKIAPNLLARDFHAERPNQKWVTDVTEFSLFGNKLYLSPVLDLYNGEIISYAISERANYRQVDEMLDKAFSRLPDSSGLILHSDQGWQYQNVRYQKRLLEKGIRQSMSRKGNCLDNAVMENFFGLLKSELLYLRTFQSLDEFCQELIAYLEYYNHNRIKEKLNGLSPVQYRIQNGFAA, encoded by the exons ATGGGAAAAGAATTGTTCAGTGAGGAATTAAAATTAGCAGTTGTTCAGTATGTACTGGAAGGGCATACACGCAAAGAGGCATCCGAGAAATTTTGCGTATCCTGTACGCCGATTGAAAAATGGGTAAACTTGTATAAGCTGCATGGTGCAAAAGGACTTCTAAGCAGAAATCTGGTTGGCCGACAAAAAGGCTTTGATGGCGAGTTTCGCCTAAAAGTGTTACAATACAAGCAGGAACATCACTTATCCTGTACACAGACAGCTATGCACTTTTGCCTTGATGTTGTAACAGTGTGCCGGTGGGAGAAGAAATTCCAAAAGGAAGGTGCACGGGGACTTATGAAAAAGCAGGCGACAAAAGGTAGCGAAAAACGACAAAAGAAGCAGGAACAGTCGGAGCTGCAACAGGAAAACAAGCGGCTGTCAGAAGAAAATTACCGGTTGAGAATGGAGAATGATTACCTAAAAAAATTAAACGCCTTAATTCAGAAGCGGGAAGAAC CCCGAATAAGCGATGTTGTGGCTGCTGTTACAGAATTAAGGCGTGATTATCCTCTGGCAGCATTACTTAAACTGGCCGGCATTCCCCGAAGTACATACTACTATCATTCCCGGAAAGCCAATGCTGTGGATAAATACGCAAAAGAAAGGGCGGAAATCATAGCAATTTATCAGGAGAATCAAGGCCGGTACGGGTATCGGCGGATTGGTATGGAATTACGCAACAGAGGCTTTTGTCTGAACCACAAGACGGTACAAAAGCTGATGAAGGAGTCAGGCCTAAAATGTATGGTACGAATGAAAAAGTATCGTTCTTACCGTGGAGAAGTCGGCAAGATTGCACCAAATCTACTGGCTAGAGATTTCCATGCGGAAAGGCCGAATCAGAAATGGGTAACTGATGTGACTGAGTTTTCCCTGTTTGGAAACAAACTTTATCTTTCTCCTGTGCTTGACCTGTATAATGGTGAGATCATCAGCTATGCCATCAGTGAACGGGCTAATTACCGCCAGGTGGATGAGATGCTGGATAAAGCATTCTCCCGGCTCCCGGACAGCAGCGGGCTGATCCTTCATTCGGATCAGGGCTGGCAATATCAGAACGTCAGGTATCAAAAAAGACTGTTAGAAAAAGGCATTCGGCAAAGTATGTCCAGAAAGGGAAACTGTCTGGACAATGCGGTTATGGAAAACTTCTTCGGACTGTTAAAATCGGAACTGCTATACCTGCGGACGTTCCAATCATTAGACGAGTTCTGCCAGGAACTGATCGCTTATCTTGAATACTATAACCATAACCGAATCAAAGAAAAATTGAATGGGTTAAGTCCTGTCCAATACAGAATTCAAAATGGCTTTGCCGCATAA